From one Onychomys torridus chromosome 12, mOncTor1.1, whole genome shotgun sequence genomic stretch:
- the LOC118594120 gene encoding olfactory receptor 5AC1-like yields the protein MEGNRTLLTEFVLRGITDRPELQVPLFLVFFFIYVITIVGNLGLIFLVWKDTHLHTPMYLFLGNLAFADACTSSSVTPKMLMKFLNRNDMISRGECFAQFYFFCFSATAEIFLLVAMAYDRYVAICNPLHYAVVMSKRLCTVLIIMSYIIGFLNPAVHVGLLFRLTFCRSNVIDHFYCEIMPLYTISCTDPSLNALVAFIFASSIQISTSVTIVVSYARVLFAVLNMKSKKGRKKAFFTCSAHLLSVSLFYGTLLFMYVSPGSGSGKHQDKMYSLFYTVVIPLLNPFIYSLRNKEVLSALKRFIK from the coding sequence ATGGAAGGAAACAGGACCCTGTTGACTGAGTTTGTTCTCAGAGGAATAACAGATCGTCCAGAGCTGCAAGTTCCCCTCTTTCTGGTGTTCTTCTTCATCTATGTCATCACCATTGTGGGCAACCTTGGATTAATCTTTCTTGTCTGGAAGGATACCCATCTTCACACTCCCATGTACCTTTTTCTTGGAAATTTAGCCTTTGCTGATGCCTGTACTTCATCCTCTGTGACTCCAAAGATgcttatgaaatttttaaataggAATGACATGATATCCAGGGGTGAGTGTTTtgcccaattttattttttttgtttcagtgCAACTGCTGAAATTTTCCTATTGGTAGcgatggcctatgaccgctatgtagcGATATGCAACCCTCTGCACTATGCGGTTGTGATGTCCAAAAGACTCTGCACTGTGTTAATAATTATGTCATATATAATTGGTTTCCTAAATCCTGCAGTTCATGTGGGATTATTATTCAGATTAACATTTTGTAGGTCTAATGTTATTGATCATTTCTACTGTGAAATCATGCCACTCTATACAATCTCTTGCACAGATCCATCTCTTAATGCATTGGTGgcttttatttttgcttcctCCATACAAATCAGCACCTCTGTGACCATTGTAGTCTCTTATGCCCGTGTCCTGTTTGCTGTCCTGAACATGAAGTCTAAGAAGGGCAGAAAGAAAGCCTTCTTCACCTGCAGTGCCcacctgctctctgtctctttgttctaTGGCACTCTCCTCTTCATGTATGTGAGTCCTGGGTCAGGATCAGGCAAACACCAGGACAAAATGTATTCACTGTTCTACACAGTTGTGATTCCTTTGCTAAATCCCTTTATTTATAGCTTAAGAAACAAGGAAGTTTTAAGTGCTCTGAAAAGATTTATAAAATGa